In a genomic window of Flavobacterium sp. KACC 22761:
- the msrA gene encoding peptide-methionine (S)-S-oxide reductase MsrA, giving the protein MGNLATATFGGGCFWCIEAVIQRLNGVKSLKSGYSGGFIKNPPYREVCTGRTGHAEVIQVTFDPDIISYHDLIFIFMTSHDPTTLNRQGADVGTQYRSIVLYHDLDQKEIAEQVFKEVQPFYEDKIVTELTAFEVFYIAEEDHQNYYNNNQDARYCQIVIDPKVQKLKKMYADRLI; this is encoded by the coding sequence ATGGGAAATTTAGCAACAGCTACCTTTGGTGGCGGATGTTTTTGGTGTATTGAAGCTGTAATTCAGCGTTTAAACGGAGTAAAATCTTTAAAATCAGGTTATTCTGGAGGTTTTATTAAAAATCCTCCTTACCGTGAAGTTTGCACTGGCAGAACGGGACATGCCGAAGTCATACAAGTCACTTTTGATCCTGACATAATTTCATATCATGATTTGATTTTTATATTTATGACCAGTCATGATCCTACAACTTTAAACCGACAAGGTGCCGATGTTGGAACACAATATCGCTCGATTGTTTTGTATCATGATTTGGACCAAAAAGAAATCGCCGAGCAGGTTTTCAAAGAAGTACAACCTTTTTACGAAGACAAAATTGTAACAGAATTGACTGCTTTTGAAGTATTTTATATTGCCGAAGAAGATCACCAAAACTACTACAACAACAATCAAGATGCTCGTTATTGCCAAATCGTAATTGATCCGAAAGTGCAGAAACTGAAAAAAATGTACGCCGATCGATTAATTTAA
- a CDS encoding protein adenylyltransferase SelO: MKNLKINNRFTAELPADPELSNEVRQVKNTLFSYVNPTKPSNPKLIHASEQVAALVGISKDEIQSQDFLNVFSGKEILPETMPYAMCYAGHQFGNWAGQLGDGRAINLTEIEHNNQFYTLQLKGAGKTPYSRTADGLAVLRSSIREYLCAEAMFHLGVPTTRSLSLILSGDQVLRDILYNGNPAYEKGAVVCRVAPSFIRFGSFEMLTARNELKNLKQFVEFTIKHYFPEITGEPKEQYLQFFKKVADTTREMILHWQRVGFVHGVMNTDNMSIHGITIDYGPYGWLENYDPNWTPNTTDSQNRRYRFGNQPGVAQWNLFQLANALYPLINEAAPLEKILESFINDFDSDYKTMFLSKLGLFTSTETDEQLISDLENILQLTETDMTIFFRNLSLVEKTDFAPEAIEKIKYSFYSIDEVSGEILDNWTKWFASYLERLKSESLSDEERLQKMNLINPKYVLRNYMAQLAIDAAEKEDYSLIEELYKLLQNPYDEQPEYEKWFAKRPDWARSKVGCSMLSCSS, translated from the coding sequence ATGAAAAATCTAAAAATAAATAATCGATTTACAGCCGAATTGCCTGCTGATCCAGAATTGTCAAACGAAGTTCGTCAGGTAAAAAACACATTATTTTCGTATGTAAATCCAACAAAACCTTCAAATCCAAAACTGATTCATGCCTCAGAACAAGTTGCGGCATTAGTTGGAATTTCAAAAGATGAAATTCAGTCCCAAGATTTCTTGAATGTTTTTTCAGGAAAAGAAATACTTCCTGAAACAATGCCGTATGCGATGTGTTATGCTGGGCATCAATTTGGAAATTGGGCTGGACAATTAGGTGATGGCCGTGCAATAAATTTGACTGAAATTGAACACAATAATCAGTTTTATACACTTCAATTAAAAGGTGCAGGAAAAACTCCATATTCAAGAACGGCCGATGGTTTGGCTGTTTTGCGTTCCTCAATTAGAGAATATCTATGTGCCGAAGCCATGTTTCATCTTGGCGTTCCTACTACTCGATCGCTTTCTCTGATACTTTCTGGAGATCAAGTTTTGCGTGATATTTTATACAACGGAAATCCTGCTTACGAAAAAGGTGCTGTAGTGTGCCGAGTGGCTCCGTCATTTATCAGATTTGGAAGTTTTGAAATGCTTACGGCGCGAAATGAACTTAAAAATTTAAAACAGTTTGTTGAGTTTACTATAAAACATTATTTCCCTGAAATTACTGGCGAGCCAAAAGAGCAATATTTACAATTCTTTAAAAAAGTCGCTGATACAACTCGAGAAATGATTCTGCATTGGCAGCGTGTTGGATTTGTTCACGGTGTAATGAACACAGACAACATGTCGATTCACGGAATTACAATTGATTACGGTCCGTATGGTTGGCTGGAAAATTATGATCCGAATTGGACACCAAACACAACTGACAGCCAAAATAGAAGATACCGTTTTGGGAATCAACCTGGTGTTGCACAGTGGAACTTGTTTCAATTGGCCAACGCGCTTTATCCATTAATTAATGAAGCTGCACCTTTAGAAAAGATTCTAGAATCGTTTATAAATGATTTTGATTCTGATTACAAAACAATGTTTTTAAGCAAATTAGGATTATTTACTTCAACTGAAACTGATGAACAATTGATTTCAGATTTAGAAAATATATTGCAGTTGACTGAAACTGATATGACAATCTTTTTCAGGAATTTAAGCTTGGTTGAAAAAACAGATTTTGCTCCAGAAGCAATTGAAAAAATCAAATATTCATTCTATAGTATTGACGAAGTTTCAGGCGAAATTCTAGACAACTGGACAAAATGGTTTGCTTCTTATTTAGAAAGATTGAAATCTGAATCATTATCAGATGAAGAACGTTTACAAAAAATGAACTTGATTAATCCGAAATATGTGCTACGAAATTATATGGCACAATTGGCAATTGATGCTGCTGAGAAAGAAGATTATTCTTTAATTGAAGAGCTTTACAAACTATTGCAAAATCCATACGATGAGCAACCAGAATACGAAAAATGGTTTGCAAAACGACCAGATTGGGCAAGATCTAAAGTAGGTTGTTCGATGTTATCTTGTAGTTCTTAA
- a CDS encoding YpdA family putative bacillithiol disulfide reductase, translating to MTDYDLIIVGGGPIGLACAIEAQKKNLRYLIIEKGAIVNSIFNYPLYMTFFSTAERLEIGDIPFNCLAPKPGRQEALEYYRNIHRYFNFDINLFEKVVGIEKNENSTFEITTNKSFYKSKNVIIATGFYDIPITINVKGEELPKVRHYYKEAHEYAFRNVLVVGANNSSVDAALECWRKGANVTMVIRKNEINSRVKYWVKPDIENRIAEGSIKAYFQSNISEIKENEVEIETPDGKVTIENDFVLALTGYKPDLNFLEKIGIQLSDDELKIPSYNPETMETNIDGLFLAGVVCGGMQTHKWFIENSRIHAKMIVDYIILK from the coding sequence ATGACAGATTATGATTTGATTATTGTCGGTGGTGGGCCAATTGGTCTTGCCTGTGCAATAGAAGCTCAAAAAAAAAACTTACGTTATTTGATTATTGAAAAAGGCGCAATTGTAAATAGCATTTTCAATTATCCTTTGTATATGACTTTTTTCTCAACTGCAGAAAGATTAGAAATTGGTGATATTCCGTTTAATTGCTTGGCACCAAAACCGGGGCGTCAGGAAGCTTTGGAGTATTATCGAAATATTCATCGCTATTTTAATTTCGATATAAATTTGTTTGAAAAAGTTGTTGGAATTGAGAAAAACGAAAATTCAACTTTTGAAATCACCACAAACAAGAGCTTTTATAAATCTAAAAATGTAATTATCGCGACTGGTTTTTATGATATTCCGATAACGATAAATGTTAAAGGGGAAGAACTGCCAAAGGTTCGTCATTATTATAAAGAAGCGCACGAATACGCTTTTAGAAATGTTTTGGTTGTGGGAGCAAATAATTCTTCTGTAGATGCTGCATTGGAATGTTGGCGAAAAGGGGCAAATGTTACCATGGTTATTCGCAAAAATGAAATCAACAGCAGAGTGAAATATTGGGTGAAACCTGACATCGAAAACCGAATTGCCGAAGGAAGCATTAAAGCTTATTTTCAGTCAAATATTTCCGAAATAAAAGAAAATGAAGTTGAAATCGAAACTCCTGACGGAAAAGTAACTATCGAAAATGACTTTGTTCTTGCATTAACGGGATATAAGCCAGATCTGAATTTTCTAGAAAAAATTGGCATTCAGCTTTCAGATGATGAATTGAAAATTCCATCTTATAATCCAGAAACTATGGAAACCAATATTGATGGATTATTTCTCGCAGGTGTCGTGTGTGGTGGCATGCAGACGCATAAATGGTTTATTGAAAACTCAAGAATTCATGCTAAAATGATTGTGGATTATATTATTTTGAAGTAA
- a CDS encoding CYTH domain-containing protein, with protein MVEIERKFLVKSEDFKEQAFTQNKIAQGYLSSIPERTVRVRIKGERGFLTIKGIGHQGGMSRFEWENEIPLEEALELLKLCEKGKIEKTRFEIKSGNHVFEVDQFYGENEGLIIAEIELKSETEIFEKPNWLGEEVTNDERYYNAYLSKKPFKDWEK; from the coding sequence ATGGTTGAAATTGAACGAAAGTTTCTTGTAAAATCAGAGGATTTTAAAGAACAGGCTTTTACTCAAAATAAAATTGCCCAAGGTTATTTAAGCTCAATTCCTGAAAGAACGGTTCGTGTTAGAATTAAGGGAGAAAGAGGTTTTTTGACCATAAAAGGAATTGGGCATCAGGGAGGAATGTCTCGTTTTGAGTGGGAAAATGAAATTCCGCTTGAAGAAGCGTTGGAATTGCTGAAATTATGCGAAAAAGGAAAAATTGAAAAAACTCGTTTCGAAATCAAATCTGGAAATCATGTATTTGAAGTTGATCAGTTTTATGGTGAAAATGAAGGTTTGATTATTGCAGAAATAGAACTAAAGTCTGAGACTGAAATATTTGAAAAACCAAATTGGCTTGGAGAAGAAGTGACAAATGATGAACGGTATTACAATGCTTATTTGAGCAAAAAACCTTTTAAAGACTGGGAAAAATAA
- a CDS encoding o-succinylbenzoate synthase, which yields MKATYHKYMLEFKVPSGTSRGIMTEKETWFIILEENGKKGIGECGILRGLSADDCDDYEEKLKWACKNIHLGEKALWEALLEFPSIQFGIEMAFLSLKSENPYLLFPSDFTSNSKSIVINGLVWMGDESFMKQQIETKLADGFTCIKLKIGAIDFQKELDLLQFIRMHFSPEQIEIRVDANGAFGLNDALDKLHQLIKFQLHSIEQPIKKGQIQTMSELCKQTPFPIALDEELIGVFSIEEKEKLLQEIKPQYIILKPSFIGGFRGTKEWIDLADKYKIGWWITSALESNIGLNAIAQWTFLQNSNMPQGLGTGALYTNNFDCPLEVLKGQLWYNTSKEWDSF from the coding sequence ATGAAAGCTACTTACCATAAATACATGCTCGAATTTAAAGTTCCTTCAGGGACTTCACGTGGCATCATGACTGAAAAAGAAACCTGGTTTATCATTTTGGAAGAAAATGGAAAAAAAGGAATAGGCGAGTGTGGCATTTTACGTGGTTTAAGTGCAGATGATTGTGATGATTATGAAGAAAAGCTTAAGTGGGCTTGCAAGAATATTCATTTAGGAGAAAAGGCATTGTGGGAAGCTTTGCTTGAATTTCCATCAATTCAATTCGGAATTGAGATGGCTTTTTTGTCCTTAAAAAGCGAAAATCCTTATTTGTTGTTTCCTTCTGATTTCACTTCAAATTCAAAATCAATTGTAATAAATGGATTGGTTTGGATGGGAGATGAATCGTTTATGAAACAACAAATCGAAACAAAATTAGCAGATGGTTTTACTTGTATTAAACTAAAAATTGGAGCAATCGATTTCCAAAAAGAATTGGATTTGCTACAGTTTATAAGAATGCATTTTTCACCTGAGCAAATCGAAATCAGGGTAGATGCGAATGGCGCTTTTGGTTTAAATGATGCTTTAGATAAATTGCATCAACTTATTAAATTTCAACTTCATAGCATTGAACAGCCAATCAAAAAAGGGCAAATACAAACAATGTCTGAGTTGTGCAAACAAACTCCATTCCCTATTGCATTAGATGAAGAATTGATAGGTGTATTTTCAATAGAAGAGAAAGAAAAACTGTTGCAAGAAATCAAGCCGCAATACATTATTTTAAAGCCAAGTTTTATTGGCGGTTTTAGAGGAACAAAAGAGTGGATTGATCTGGCGGATAAATACAAAATTGGTTGGTGGATTACATCAGCTTTAGAAAGCAATATTGGTTTAAATGCCATAGCGCAATGGACTTTTTTACAAAATTCAAATATGCCACAAGGTTTAGGAACCGGAGCGCTTTACACCAATAATTTTGATTGCCCTCTTGAAGTATTAAAAGGGCAATTATGGTATAATACTTCAAAAGAATGGGATTCTTTTTGA